The Ralstonia pickettii DTP0602 genome segment GGCGCACTTTTTGGTCCAGATTGACTACCGCCTGGATCCAGGAGCGCCCCATGTTCAGGTACGAGCGACGCATGCTGTGCTCGTGCTGCCGGTAGATGGCGGCATGAAGCGGCAGATAGGCCATCCGGTACTTGTTCAAAGCAAGCTGGCACCAGAACTGCCAGTCCTCCTTGGCACGTGCGCCGACCTCGAACAGCACGCGGTCGAACACACGGCGATGAAAAAGCGCCCCGTGAATGGGAATGACAAAGCCGCGCTCCCACTTGAACAGGAAATCCTCAACGGACAGATCAAATTGCGCGATCGCCTCTTCCGGCTTGGAGAAGCTGATGAGCCATTCGTCCGCCAGCAGAAAATTGGATACCGACACGTCCAAGGCGTTCGCGACGGCGAAATGCTCGACCTGGCGCGTCAGTTTGCCGGGTAACAGTAGATCATCCGCATCGAGCAGTTGAATATAGGTGCCATTTGCCATCCGGATCCCGGTATTGCGCGCCGCCGAAAGCCCCGCATTTGGCTGATCCAGGATCTGAACCTCGGGGTAGTACGTCAGTAATTCTCGCAGCTGACGCGCTGTATGGGGATCCGTGCTTCCGTCGTTAACGACGATGATCTCGAGTTCACCCGCATAGGCAGCCTGCACGGACGCGACCGACTCCATCAGATAGCCGGCCTGGTTGTAGCACGGAATCACCACGGAAATGAGCGGCCATTGCTCTGTCAGCTGACGTTGCGTCACGCCGCACCCTCCTGCTCCGGCAGATAGCCGTCCAACGAACGTACGCGCTGGGCGAACGCATTCCAGCCATGCCGCTCGTCGATCAAAGCCGACAGCCGCTGCGCCTTCGCCAACGCCACCGCAGGCGAGCCAGCGATGGCCCGCATTGCATCGATATAGTCGACGGGCTCCGGGTTTTCCCTGAGCGGGTATCCTGTTTGCTCGCTCACAAGTTCCCCCACACCGCCCACCGTCGGGGCGATCAGCGGAATGCCAAGGGTGCCCACCTCGAGGAGAATGTTTGGCATCCCTTCCCAACGCGACGTAAAAAGGAATCCGTCATAAGGACCGAGCGCAATGAGTTCCGCCGGTGACGCGAAAGGGCCATGCAGGATGACATTCGACGGCAACGGAGCCATCTCCATATCCTTCAGCACGGCTTGGCCGAACACCTCGAAACGGATCGATGGACATTGACGTGCGATCGCGAAGAGCAGATCCACGCGCTTCTCTGCATCGAGTCGCCCCGCCCACAGGAAACGCAGTTCTCTGTTCGCGCCGGCAGCGGACAGATGGGTGGCCTGTGCCTCCCGGCTCGACCTGGCGACAGCCTCGTCGAGCCGCACCGGATTGTAGACGGCTACAAGCTTGCTTTGCTCCTCCTCCGGCACGCGGAAGCTGGAAATGGCGCCCTCGATGAAGCGTCGGTTATCGGTCAGCAGCAGGTCGACTTGTCGAAATCCCTTGGGGAAGAAATTGGCCGCATAGCCGATAATATCCTTCCCATTATCTGCAAACTGCAGTGCGAAAATACTCGAGACTACCTTCATCGCCGCGCGCAGCTTCGGCCCGTCGGCAATAGTCAGCTGCCAGGCAACCTCGCTGTTGATGTTGTGGAACGTATGCGGCCGGATCATCAGGGCCAGATGCTGCAACGCCTTACCCTTGACCTTATAGCTCGAGCCGCTACCGAAATACGCGTCCAGGACAAGGACCTGCACACCATGCGGTAGTTGCACCGACTCGTCCACAGTCGGCCTGTCTGCCACGACGATCAATACGCTTTCGCCGGGATTGTTCTCCCGTACCACACGCGCAAAATTCAGGGCCGTCATCTCGGCGCCGCCCGTGCCGAGGAACGGCAGGACAAACATGTGCCCAAACGGCCCCGTCTTGCGAGACTGCTCGGACAAATCGGCCAGCATGCGACCCAGGATATCCTCTTCGGAAACGCTCCAGCCGCTGCGCGACTCCTGACTGCTATTATGTGCGATGGTGTCCTTCAGCACCCCAAACACATCCGAACGCTGACCGCGCAGCAAAGCAAGGGTCGGGGAGGCATACTGCCTGATACGCCATTTGACATGCACGGGTAGCGGCGCCCGGTGATAAGCCACACGGGCGAGCCTCAATAGTTTTGGACGCAGTGTGCTCATGATTCGACGAAGTTGTTCCCTTTCATCTCGACCGCAACGGCCAGACGTGCCTTCTGGCTGCGCGCGTTGCATCAGCGCTAGTTGCTGCTCCAGGTATGCGAACTGCTGGTCGCGCTCGGCATCCCGCTCCTGAAGCAGGCGACACGTTTCGCGCAACCTGCCTTCTTCGAGCAGCAGGTCGGCAATCAACTCTGCGAGGTCCCGCGGCGGCTGGTAGTCCTCGGTGCGATCAATTCCGCGTGGGCGTATCGCGGAGATGACGTTCGTCACCGTGGCGTCGCCGCGCTCCTTCAGCCCGGGATGGGCCGCGAAGCGACGGAAGTTCTCTCGTGTTGCCGCGTATGCCCTACACTTCAACAGATAGGGCGTAAGAACCTCCCGCGTCGTCTCGGCATACTCCGTGATCATGCTGAGCGGGTCCTTGTGCGTGATATTGTTACCGTGTACCCGATACTGAAGCAACACACGATCGACCATCGAGAACCTTGCACCGGCGGCCAGCGCCCGGATCCACATATTCCAGTCAGGCGTATATGTGAGATCCTCACGAAACCCGCCCAGGGCATCGTGGAGTTCCTTCCGCAGGATCACCGACGAATGGCATAGGTGGTTTTCCCACACCCACTCGCCAGGAACATTCAGGTCACGCGAATCGTTGAACCATGCCGCAGCGGGGTCGCCCGGCAGGACTGTACCGGCTTCATCGACGACCTCGATCTTTGTGCCGCAGACGTCCATCTCAGGATGACACTGGAATTCAGCCACCTGAATTTCGAGCTTCTCCGGTAAAAAAACATCGTCGGAATCGAGGCTCGCGATTAGCGTCCCGTTGCAATAACTATACGCCTTATTGTACGAAGCACAGGCCCCCAAATTGACTTCATTTCTAAACGCCCGGACACGGGCATCCTTGTACTGCGAAATAGCCTCCCAGGAACCGTCGGAAGAACAATCGTCGACAATGACAAGTTCCCAGTTTTGATATGTTTGCTCCAGTACTGACTCTATAGCTCGCCCGATGAAGCGCTCATAATTATAGGACGTCGTAATAATTGAAATAAGAGGACCCACTTTTGTTTTCGCGCCTTTCTTTTATCATTTTCTCATGATGTATTCGATCATGTCACAAATACGACTGGCACCAGTTTCCCCTAGTTCCCCAAAGAATGGTAAAGCCAGGACTTCCTGCGACACCTGGAATGCCACCGGCAATTCAGCCCGCGCTGCGCTCGGCAATGCCTGATAGCAGCTGAATTCACTGCACAACGGATAGAAATACCGGCGCGATAGGACGTTGAAGGTCTTCAGATTCTCATAAAGCTGATCGCGAGTAACCTTGCCGCCGGAGTACACCCGAATCACGAAGTATTGCAAGCTGGGCTTGACGCCTTCCGGCAAGGTTACGCACTCCAATCCCGCGACGCGCCCGAGTCGCTCCCTGTAGAGCGCCGCAATCCTGGCCCGCTTCGCTCGTTCATCGTCCAGGCACTCAAGATTTGCCAGGCCCATGGCAGCCTGCAGTTCATTGAGCTTGCCATTGATGCCCGGCATGACGACATCGATTTCGTTCCTGATACCGAAGTTCTTCAGCAAATCGATGCGTTGCTTCAGTTCGGGATCCTTGACGGCCAGCGCACCGCCTTCCGCGGTATGAAACAGCTTGGTTGCATGAAAGCTAAACATCGTGCAATCGCCATACTGGGCAATCGGCACCCCGTCGATCTCCGTGCCGAACGCATGGGCGGCATCGTAGATGACGCGCAGGCCGTAGGCATCGGCGATATTCTGGATCAGATCCACGTGGCACGGAATGCCATACACATGCACGCCCAGAATACCAGTCGTGCGGGACGTGATCAGCCGCTCGATCTTGCTCGGGTCGATCGTCAACCGTACCGGGTCAATATCGCAGAAGACGGGCGTGATGTGACCCCAATCAAGCACGTGAGGCGTTGCAGGGAATGTGAATGGCGTGGTGATGACCTCGCCAGACAGACGCAGCGCCTTGCATGCGGCGACCAGAGCAATGGTGCCATTATTGAAAAGCGAAACGCGCTGGGCTCCGAGATAGGTCCGCAGCGCCTGCTCCAAGGCAACGTGCTTGCCGCCGCCATTAGTCAGCCATCCGGACTCCCAGATTTCCGCCACAAGCTCCTGATAGCGCGAGAGTGACGGAAGCATCGGACGCGTGACGTAGATCTGTTGCTCAAAGGGCTTTGGCGCACTCATGCCTGCTCTCCCGGCGTCTGGTTTGACCAGGAAACATCGTGCTTCCGAATTGCCTTGGCAGGAACGCCAACGGCTGTCACATCCGGTGGCAGATCGGCAACCGCAACCGCCCCGGCACCGAGCACGGTACCGGCTCCTACGCGTACATGCGGAATAAGCTTGACGCCCGTGCCGGCCATGACACCTTCGCAAAGGTGCACATTCCCTGATACGTTGACGCTTGGGTTCAGCGTGACGAAGTCCTCCAGCACCGCATCGTGGCCGATCGTGCAACCGAGGTTCACGTGGACGTGCCGGCCGATGACGATATCGGTGGTAATCATCGCACCCGCGCAGATCACTGTGCCCTCGCCCATCTTGACCTGCCGCCCGACCCACGCGCTCGGGTGAATCAGGGTCGCGAATCGCACCCCGAAGCGGGCTTGCATCCGTTCGGCGATGGCCCGCCGCGCACTTGTGTCCCCGATGGCCACTACCATCTCGACATTGGCTGGCGCCTCCCAGGAATCGGTGGTAATGACCGGCAGTCCATGCACAGGCTCCGACACTTCATAGCCCGGATCGACCAGAAAACCTTGTACGTCCCAGCGTTGCGCCTCGGCATTCATGTCAAGGGCGACCTGCAGCACCTCGCGCGCAAAGCCGCCCGCGCCGTAGATCACCAGTGGTGTCGGTCTCGCAGTCATACGCCCTCCAGCACTGGCGAAACTTCTACTTCGGCGACGGTGACCTTGTTGTCCCATGCCGTGGCTCCGTAAATCGGCAGGTGCCCGGCGCGGTCCACGCGAAACTGACAGGCGATCGGCACGTGGTCGCACGTTTCCACCAGGCCGATGGAGAGATCAACTGGAACGGCCAGCACCGCCGCCACCGTGTAATCACCTTCCTTGAGCCTAACGCGGAACGACCAGTCCACGACATGGACGCTTCCTTTGCACGGAGACTCAATATGGCATTGCTCGATGCCACTATCCGAATACACGATGTCGAAGCCGTTCTTGTCCTTGATGTGATACCCGAAGCTGAGCAGCGGCAAGTCTTTCTGAACCCGAAACTTCATCCGCAACGTGACCTTCTCGCCAAAGTCGACAGATTTGGCCGGTCGGCCGCGCGAATCCAGCAGGGCCACACTCAGATATTCGGCCATCCCGTTCTGCAAGCGCTGATAGGAGGCGCGTGCCTTAAATGCGGCCTCGAATTCCGCATCTTCCGCGGCCGCAGCCGCCCTGGTCTCGCTGGCCGACGCTTGCTTTCCACCACTGGGGGCAATGCGCTGGCGCCGTTGAACATACTGGGCGTAGTATGTCTCCACCACCGACTCCGTGTCGCCGTTTGCAAGCATCGATCCGTGGTCAAGCAGGACGGCTCGCGAACACAGCGCCTTGACGGCGCCGGGGTCATGACTCACGAACAGCAACGTCACGCCATCGTCCATAAGCTTCTTGAGCAGCGCCATGCATTTGGCCTGGAAGAAGGCATCCCCCACCGACAGCGCCTCATCGACGATCAAAATTTCCGGATTGACGTGCACGGCGACGGAGAACGCAAGCCGCACGTACATCCCCGAGGAATACGTCTTCAGTGGTTGATCAATGAAGTCGCCAATCTCGGAGAAATCGACAATCTGTTGAAAGCGCGCCTCGATCTGCTCGTCGGTCATGCCCAGCAGTTGGGCATACATCTTCACGTTTTCACGCCCCGAATATTCGGGATTGAAGCCCGAGCCCAGTTCCAGCAGTGCCGCAACGCGGCCGGTCACCGAGACCGTACCGGTGGTTTGATTGAGCGTGCCCGCGAGCAGCTGCAGCAGCGTGGACTTGCCCGAGCCGTTGTGGCCGACGATGCCCACGTTTTCTCCGCGCCGAATCTCCAGCGAGATGTCCCGCAGTGCCCAGAACTCCCGATAGTATTGTTTTCGGCCCCTGGCCAGCATCTGCAGGAGACGATCCTTGGGGCTATCGTAGATTTCGTAGCACTTCCCAAGATTTTCCGTGCGTACGATCACATCAGAGGACATCAGCAAACCCCTTCCTGGTCTTCTGGAACCATGCATAGCCGAGCCAGGCAACGGCGCAGCAGGCTAGCGAATAGACCGACCACTCGCCCCAGTGGACCGGGGAACCCCAAACGAGGACGTTCCGCGCCTGTTCGATGGGGAAAGTAAGTGGATTGAATTTCGCCACCGTTTGCCATTGCTCAGGCAGAGATGAAATGGGAAAGAACACCGGCGACAGGAACATCAGGGCCGTGATCACGAGCCCGATGGTCTGACCGATATCCCTGAAGTACACGCCCGTGGCCGCGAGCCACCAGCTCAGCCCGGCGATGAAGAGCAGGAAAGGCGCCATCACGACGGGCAACAGAAAGACGGTGACTGGCACACCATTGCCCACGGTCCACTCGAAGACTAGCAGCACAATCAGACTGATTGCCGCGTGGAACAGCGCCGACAGCAGGTGCGCCAGCGGTAAGATCTCGAGCGGAAACACGACCTTCTTTACGAAGTTCGCATTGGCGAGGATCGTTCCGGGTGCCCTGCTGATGCACTCGGAAAAAATATTGAACACGATGAGCCCCGCGAAGAGCACGATTGCAAACTCGGTCTTTGACGTCGATCCGGCGCCCCATCGGGCCTTGAAGATAGCCCCGAAAACAAAGGTGTAGATCGCCAGCATGAACAGTGGCGTCAGCAGGGACCACAGAATGCCGAACAGCGATCCTTTGTAGCGACCGCCGACATCACGCCGGGCGAAACTCAGAATCAGGCCCT includes the following:
- a CDS encoding hypothetical protein (K09690: ABC-2.LPSE.P; lipopolysaccharide transport system permease protein); the protein is MLQHKGLILSFARRDVGGRYKGSLFGILWSLLTPLFMLAIYTFVFGAIFKARWGAGSTSKTEFAIVLFAGLIVFNIFSECISRAPGTILANANFVKKVVFPLEILPLAHLLSALFHAAISLIVLLVFEWTVGNGVPVTVFLLPVVMAPFLLFIAGLSWWLAATGVYFRDIGQTIGLVITALMFLSPVFFPISSLPEQWQTVAKFNPLTFPIEQARNVLVWGSPVHWGEWSVYSLACCAVAWLGYAWFQKTRKGFADVL
- a CDS encoding hypothetical protein (K09691: ABC-2.LPSE.A; lipopolysaccharide transport system ATP-binding protein); amino-acid sequence: MLMSSDVIVRTENLGKCYEIYDSPKDRLLQMLARGRKQYYREFWALRDISLEIRRGENVGIVGHNGSGKSTLLQLLAGTLNQTTGTVSVTGRVAALLELGSGFNPEYSGRENVKMYAQLLGMTDEQIEARFQQIVDFSEIGDFIDQPLKTYSSGMYVRLAFSVAVHVNPEILIVDEALSVGDAFFQAKCMALLKKLMDDGVTLLFVSHDPGAVKALCSRAVLLDHGSMLANGDTESVVETYYAQYVQRRQRIAPSGGKQASASETRAAAAAEDAEFEAAFKARASYQRLQNGMAEYLSVALLDSRGRPAKSVDFGEKVTLRMKFRVQKDLPLLSFGYHIKDKNGFDIVYSDSGIEQCHIESPCKGSVHVVDWSFRVRLKEGDYTVAAVLAVPVDLSIGLVETCDHVPIACQFRVDRAGHLPIYGATAWDNKVTVAEVEVSPVLEGV